In Deinococcus maricopensis DSM 21211, the sequence CACCAGCTCCCCCTGCACTCGGGGCACCCACCCGGCGGGCGGCGCATACTGCACGCTGCCGATCTTCGCCGCGTCACCGCCGGACCAGGCGAGGGCCACGAGCGTGAGCAGGGCGGTCAGGCGGCGCACGAGGCACCTCCATACTCTCCAGAAGGTCTCCGGGGCGCACCACCAACCGTCACGGCAACATTGGTGTTTCGCCAGGGGCCATGGCCCAGGGGGCGCCGGGCAGGCTCAGCACAGTCGACGCCTCGTCGGGATGCGGTGGTCAGGAATTTGGAATCAAGCGCGGCGGGCCTGAACATGGGACCTCCCAGGAGTGAACTGCCAGCTCCTTCCACCTGAGCCTGACACGCTCACACTGACCGCAACGAGCCCTCGCCATTGAGGGACACCTCAGCTCACCCTCATCCCCGGAGGCCTGAGCGCAAGGGCGGCCACCAGGGTCCTGGACAACGCCATCCAGCGGTCAGCACAGCTGAACACCTGAAACGGACTGAACGCCAAGGTCGGCTCTTTCCTGATGCCTGACCTTACAGCGCCAGCCGACCCTCCCCGTCACGCAGGACCTGAAGGTTTCGCGAGGTGTCCTGCACCTCCTTCGCTGCCGCACAATGAACGACGTGGACATCCTGACAGCAGTGAACGGGGTACTGCTGAACCTGGCCGTGCTGATCGCCGGGGTGTTCATCACCAGCCTCACGTTCCTGCGCGTCAACCGCCCGGATCCCTGGCCGGCCCTCGTCGCCCGCTACCTCATGGTGGTAAGCACCGCCCTGTTCGCACTCGCGAACGCCGTGCCACTCGCGCCCGGCATCTACTTTGATTTCCGCGTCGTCCCCGTGGCCCTCATGGCCCGGCGGCACGGCCGCCTCGCCGGACTCGCCGTTGCGGCGCCCATCGCCGTATACCGCCTGCTGCTGGGCGGCGCCGGCGCCATCCCCGCGTTGGCGCAACTCCTGATCATCGCGATCTTCGCCGCGCCGCGCGGCACCTGGCTGAACCTCAGCGCCACCCCGGGCATCTCCCTGACCCGCACACCCTGGGTGGCGCTCGTCCTGTTCGCCTGGGCGACCCTTCCGCTGTTCGTTGCCTTTGAAGTGGCAGACCAGCCATTCGCGTACGCCTTCGCCGCCTACGCGGCCCTGACCGTCCTGAGCGCCATCGGCCTGATCCTCGGACAACTGGCGGGACAGACGCGCCTCAAAGCTCTCGCGCAGGCGCACCGCCTACGCTCCCTGGCCTTCACGGACGCCCTTACCGGCGCGTACAACCGGCGCCAGTTCGAGCTGGACTTCCCCCGCGCGGACGAGGCCTGTCTGCTGCTGCTGGACCTCGACCACTTCAAGCGCGTGAACGACACCCACGGGCATGACGTTGGCGACCGGGTCCTGCAGGCCTTCGTGACGATCCTCCGCGAGGCCACGCGCCCAGGCGATGACGTGTACCGCCTGGGCGGTGAGGAATTCGTGGTGCTCCTCCGTGACTGTCCACCAACAAAAGCGGTAAGCGTCGCCGAACGCATTCGCGCGCACGTCGAGTCCTCCCTCGCACTGTACGCTGCTCTCCCAGGACCGGCCCTCACCATGTCCGGAGGGCTCGTGCCCGTTGGGGAACAAGCCCTGCGACGCGCGGATGAACTGCTGTACCAAGCCAAAGCGAATGGCCGCAACCGGGTCATGGATGACACCAATGCCCAACGTATTCCTCAATGGCCCTCAGGTTGATGGTTGGCCTCATGTGGTCCCGGATGACTTGAGGGCGATACCAAACGTGCAGCCCAGATGTTCGCTGATGCGGCTCGCAAGAGGCCGTTTCAGCCTCGTGTGATTTTCCAACTGTGCAGCTGACGCCCAGCGGGATAGGCTGCCCCATGACTGGCGCGCCACTCCCACCCGACGAATCCGCCCGACTGCTGGACCTCGCCCGGTACCAGGTGCTCGACACGCCGCCCGAGGAGTTGTTCGACCGCATCACCCGGCTCACCGCCCGGTTGTTCCGCACGCCGGTCGCAGCCATCAATTTCGTGGCGGTGGACCGCCAGTGGGCGAAATCGTACGTGGGCCTGCCCGGCCCGGAAGCCGACCGATCGCACTCCTTCTGCGCGTGGACGGTCCTGCAGGATCAACCGCTGGTCGTGCCGGACGCGCAGCTGGACCCGCGCTTCGAAACGAACCCGATGGTGCAGGGCGACCCGCATATCCGCCTGTACGCCGGGGCGCCCCTGTGCACGCCGGGCGGCCACCGCATTGGCACGCTGTGCGTCACGGATGTGGCGCCGCGCACCCTGACCGATGAGGACCTGCAGAACCTGCAGGACCTCGCGGCGTTCACCGTCACGGAACTGGAGTTGCGAGCTGAGCTGGCCCGGCTACGTCGGACTGTGGACGCGCACACCCTGCAACATGCCGAGCAGCGACGCATGGTGCAGTACGCGCGCACGCTCGACGGCGTGCGGGACCTGCTGTCGTTGCCCCTCGAGCCCGAAGAGCAACTGCAGCAGATCGGCATGCTGCTGGCCGGAGCCCTGGGCGCCGCGTGGGCAGGGCTGGTCGCGGATCATGGCGTGGCGGTCCACACGGCGGAGCTGCGCACCACCACGACGCCCCCTGATGCGCTTCAGGATTTTGCTTCGGCTCTGGACCGCACCCGTCACACGCTGAACGCGGACCGCACGCCCCTCGGGCGGCCCGTGTACTACGAGGACTACCGCCAGCACCCAGACCCTGCCGCGGAAGCGCTGGATGCGGGATGGCGGGCTGCCGCGTGGGTACCGTTCGGGACGTGGGGAGGCGTAACGTACCTTCTGGCACTGTTCCGCACACCCGAACCTGGCCGTGTGACCTGGCGAGAAAGCGACCGTGCCCTGCTGGACACCGCCGCGCAGGTCATCCGCGCCCACCTCAACACGGCTGGCAGCTCCTGACCCCCGATGGGCGTGACGGAACGGAGACGGCTGCGCCCATCAGCAGGACTTCAAACGCCCGGAACGGAAAGGTCAGCCGCTGACTGCACCCCAGAAAATCAGCGGCGCCGTCAGTGTTTGAGCCCGACCTGCATGATTAAACCTCAGCATCAGGCGCGAGCATACAGGTGCGCCCGCTCACGGGTGCGTAGTCAATCGCAAGCGCGACAGGAGACATAGTGGAACGTCACGGCGGGCACGACGTGTCGCTGCATACCCTCCTGCGGTGTCGGTCTGGGTGCAGGCCATGAGAAAGCGCACCGCCCCTGCTTGAGGATGCGGGTGCCCACACCCGGGGGCGTTAGGGGCGCTCCTGGCGGAGCACGAAGAAGTACGGCGCGGCGAACCCGCGCGCGTCCATGGCGCCCAACACCGTCCGGTCGTTCACGCGGCGGAACACGTCGTGGATCGGCTGACGGTCGTAGATCATGGTGGCGCTCACGCGTCCGCGGTACAACGTCATGCGCAGCCGGGCCGTGTACCGCGGCGTTTGCAGCAGGGGCCGCGCGGCGGTGATCAGTGCGCGGTACGGCAGGTGCCGGGGCACGCGGACGCTGAAGGGCACGCGTGCCGGGTCGATGGGGAAGATGTCTTCGGCGTGCGCGCCGCGGAACAGCAGCGGGTGCACGGATTCGTCATCGTGGAAGGCCTTGCCGTACCAGCCGGTGGCGCTCAGCAGGCCGTCCATGGGGTGC encodes:
- a CDS encoding GAF domain-containing protein gives rise to the protein MTGAPLPPDESARLLDLARYQVLDTPPEELFDRITRLTARLFRTPVAAINFVAVDRQWAKSYVGLPGPEADRSHSFCAWTVLQDQPLVVPDAQLDPRFETNPMVQGDPHIRLYAGAPLCTPGGHRIGTLCVTDVAPRTLTDEDLQNLQDLAAFTVTELELRAELARLRRTVDAHTLQHAEQRRMVQYARTLDGVRDLLSLPLEPEEQLQQIGMLLAGALGAAWAGLVADHGVAVHTAELRTTTTPPDALQDFASALDRTRHTLNADRTPLGRPVYYEDYRQHPDPAAEALDAGWRAAAWVPFGTWGGVTYLLALFRTPEPGRVTWRESDRALLDTAAQVIRAHLNTAGSS
- a CDS encoding DUF4334 domain-containing protein, giving the protein MLTFDDALHLGCVSPEVALRIFDALPPLDTTALRGTWRGAEFPTGHPMDGLLSATGWYGKAFHDDESVHPLLFRGAHAEDIFPIDPARVPFSVRVPRHLPYRALITAARPLLQTPRYTARLRMTLYRGRVSATMIYDRQPIHDVFRRVNDRTVLGAMDARGFAAPYFFVLRQERP
- a CDS encoding diguanylate cyclase, encoding MNDVDILTAVNGVLLNLAVLIAGVFITSLTFLRVNRPDPWPALVARYLMVVSTALFALANAVPLAPGIYFDFRVVPVALMARRHGRLAGLAVAAPIAVYRLLLGGAGAIPALAQLLIIAIFAAPRGTWLNLSATPGISLTRTPWVALVLFAWATLPLFVAFEVADQPFAYAFAAYAALTVLSAIGLILGQLAGQTRLKALAQAHRLRSLAFTDALTGAYNRRQFELDFPRADEACLLLLDLDHFKRVNDTHGHDVGDRVLQAFVTILREATRPGDDVYRLGGEEFVVLLRDCPPTKAVSVAERIRAHVESSLALYAALPGPALTMSGGLVPVGEQALRRADELLYQAKANGRNRVMDDTNAQRIPQWPSG